The Mycoplasmopsis equigenitalium genome contains a region encoding:
- the obgE gene encoding GTPase ObgE, translated as MKFIDKTRIKVTAGKGGDGIISFRREAHVDKGGPDGGDGGDGGNIFFVGEPGMNTLYKFYFQKNIKGNNGVNGGRKNLYGANGKDVFVKVPLGTQVFENTKLIADVIDENAYLICKGGKGGKGNAKFKTAKNSAPRLSENGMPGESKQLELELKVLADVGFVGVPNAGKSSLLSVITNAKPKIANYEFTTIDPQLGMVEIFGETFVVADLPGLIKGAHAGKGMGIEFLKHIERCKIIAHIIDFSLDYQQIKDNYLMINKELASYKLNLGSKKTLIVANKIDLENANENIAHFKKEFKLELTPISALKQENLNELKAKLLQILKNALVEEVPNEQVKEAFISFDAPFKIEKQNNIFIISGSKVKYWYERIPLNSNDNLLRFNKILEKMGVWNELYNLGIKKLDTVKIYDYEFEWNE; from the coding sequence ATGAAATTTATCGACAAAACACGAATCAAAGTAACGGCAGGTAAAGGTGGTGATGGCATCATCTCTTTTCGTCGCGAAGCGCACGTAGATAAAGGTGGACCTGATGGCGGCGATGGCGGCGATGGTGGTAACATCTTTTTTGTTGGTGAACCTGGGATGAATACACTTTATAAATTTTATTTTCAAAAAAATATTAAAGGTAATAATGGCGTAAACGGTGGACGAAAAAATCTTTATGGCGCCAATGGAAAAGATGTTTTTGTAAAAGTCCCACTTGGTACCCAAGTGTTTGAAAATACAAAACTTATTGCTGATGTAATTGACGAAAACGCATATTTGATTTGCAAAGGCGGTAAAGGCGGTAAAGGTAATGCTAAATTTAAAACTGCTAAAAATAGTGCGCCACGATTAAGTGAAAATGGAATGCCTGGCGAATCAAAACAACTCGAACTTGAGCTTAAAGTGTTGGCAGATGTTGGTTTTGTAGGAGTTCCTAACGCTGGTAAATCAAGTCTTTTATCAGTTATTACCAATGCCAAGCCGAAAATTGCTAATTACGAATTTACAACAATTGATCCCCAACTTGGAATGGTAGAAATTTTTGGTGAAACATTTGTTGTCGCTGATTTACCCGGCTTAATTAAAGGGGCTCATGCTGGAAAAGGAATGGGGATCGAATTCTTAAAACATATCGAAAGATGTAAAATAATTGCCCATATTATTGATTTTAGTCTTGATTACCAACAAATTAAAGATAACTATCTTATGATTAACAAGGAATTAGCTAGTTATAAATTAAATTTAGGCAGCAAAAAAACATTAATTGTCGCGAATAAAATTGATTTAGAAAACGCAAATGAAAATATCGCTCATTTTAAGAAAGAATTTAAGCTTGAATTAACACCAATAAGTGCACTTAAGCAAGAAAATTTAAATGAATTAAAAGCTAAATTGCTTCAAATTCTAAAAAACGCCTTAGTCGAGGAAGTACCGAACGAACAAGTAAAGGAAGCATTTATTAGTTTTGATGCTCCGTTTAAAATCGAAAAACAAAACAACATTTTTATCATTTCGGGTTCAAAAGTTAAATACTGATATGAACGAATTCCGCTTAACTCTAACGACAACTTGCTCCGTTTTAATAAAATTTTAGAGAAAATGGGCGTTTGAAATGAACTATATAATTTAGGAATTAAGAAACTTGATACCGTAAAAATATACGATTATGAGTTTGAATGAAATGAGTAA
- a CDS encoding endonuclease/exonuclease/phosphatase family protein codes for MKQKAWKTFTLLTAITPLFMAFSCTPFWQKRPKTPDLKPQPTPTPNPTPLPNPQDLSKIKIAHWNVKNQNGKKELKNIALSTIIDKENFDVVGLTEIDDVLGVSAIIELLNQKQPTSVWQYTISSKDYKAWKNNKWLEADSQQREHVGIIYKASKLKLIDEKLYENIPWSNLLDLKNTSASKYSYVRPPYGAKFLDLSTNQDFTCVFSHFDSPGVAKKDEVLASDFNENFSDGIGAQEANEALNLSAAMAEFDQWDGENNELIFMGDTNIKLGKEALTFKPIIDAGYTFYSKDLDEWKTSLGNKFGKYANPYDKMIYKGDALISDPGLIKIYDALKDGYIDQKWIDDVIKSKKTPPSDPESYPYQFISDHCPVFLTINLDKNDVN; via the coding sequence ATGAAGCAAAAGGCTTGGAAAACATTTACCCTTTTAACAGCAATAACACCATTATTTATGGCCTTTTCTTGTACACCTTTTTGACAAAAACGCCCCAAAACCCCCGATTTGAAGCCACAACCTACACCAACCCCTAATCCAACTCCTTTACCTAACCCACAAGATTTAAGTAAAATAAAAATCGCGCATTGAAACGTCAAAAATCAAAATGGTAAAAAAGAATTAAAAAATATTGCGCTTTCTACTATTATTGATAAAGAAAATTTCGATGTTGTTGGTTTAACAGAAATTGATGATGTACTTGGCGTTAGCGCGATTATTGAACTTCTTAATCAAAAGCAACCAACTTCTGTTTGACAATACACAATTTCTAGCAAGGATTACAAGGCATGAAAAAACAATAAATGACTTGAAGCAGATTCGCAACAACGCGAACATGTGGGAATCATTTATAAAGCAAGTAAATTAAAGTTAATTGACGAAAAACTTTACGAAAATATTCCATGAAGTAATTTACTCGATTTAAAAAACACTAGTGCTAGCAAATACTCTTATGTACGCCCACCTTATGGTGCTAAATTTCTAGATTTAAGTACAAACCAAGATTTTACTTGTGTTTTTAGTCATTTTGATTCACCTGGTGTAGCTAAAAAAGATGAAGTATTAGCAAGCGATTTTAATGAAAATTTTAGTGATGGTATAGGCGCACAAGAAGCCAACGAAGCACTTAATTTAAGTGCGGCAATGGCCGAGTTTGATCAGTGAGACGGTGAAAATAACGAACTAATTTTTATGGGTGATACTAATATTAAATTAGGAAAAGAAGCACTTACCTTTAAACCAATAATTGATGCAGGATACACTTTTTATTCCAAAGATTTGGATGAATGAAAAACTTCGCTTGGTAATAAATTTGGTAAATATGCAAATCCCTATGACAAAATGATTTATAAGGGTGATGCATTAATCAGTGATCCTGGTTTGATTAAAATTTATGATGCGTTAAAAGACGGTTATATTGATCAAAAATGAATCGATGATGTTATTAAAAGCAAAAAAACACCCCCAAGCGATCCCGAATCATATCCATACCAGTTTATTTCAGATCATTGTCCGGTTTTTCTAACAATTAACCTTGATAAAAACGATGTTAATTAA
- the mraZ gene encoding division/cell wall cluster transcriptional repressor MraZ has product MFYGQFDRTFDDKNRVMIPAKFREQLTSVVFVSLGLEDVLELRSEAEWNKFASELNSKSEFDRNVRTFKRAYFARTQQLEIDKQGRIMVPQTFINLAAIGKNLVFVGVGNKVEIWDKAKFERFQNENPSEKLETLAQAISDKGF; this is encoded by the coding sequence ATGTTTTACGGCCAATTTGACAGAACATTCGATGATAAAAACCGTGTAATGATCCCTGCGAAGTTTCGTGAACAGTTAACTTCGGTTGTTTTTGTTAGCCTTGGCCTTGAAGATGTTCTAGAATTACGTTCAGAGGCAGAATGAAACAAGTTTGCATCTGAACTTAATTCAAAAAGTGAGTTTGATCGCAACGTAAGAACGTTTAAAAGAGCTTATTTTGCGCGTACTCAACAATTAGAAATCGATAAACAAGGCCGTATTATGGTTCCACAAACATTTATTAACCTTGCCGCTATCGGAAAAAACCTCGTCTTTGTTGGCGTTGGCAATAAAGTAGAGATTTGAGATAAAGCCAAATTCGAAAGATTCCAAAACGAAAATCCAAGTGAAAAACTGGAAACTTTAGCTCAAGCAATCTCTGATAAAGGATTCTAG
- the rsmH gene encoding 16S rRNA (cytosine(1402)-N(4))-methyltransferase RsmH, producing MSSELHIPVLLDEVIDQLNIQEDDIIVDLTIGLGGHSSCILKKLNSGLLVGFDKDNYAIEKSSNRLGKIGHNFKLFKSDYQHFNDYLAQLKIDKVSGILADLGISSPQIDIQERGFSYFQDARLDMRMDQEQKLDAYEVVNNYPVEKLAEILNAYGQVKLSKQIAKAIVEHRPITTTAELATLIRDTYPNAMTRKKNLIKPIFQAIRIEVNNELDSLKNMLKKTLNFLKRNGKLLIITFHSLEDKIVKDFFGSLIKHNDPKLPVMLSQEYKVKTIYPSQTEINTNKRARSAKLRVLTKLVD from the coding sequence GTGAGTAGCGAATTACATATTCCTGTCTTATTAGATGAAGTTATCGATCAACTGAATATTCAAGAGGATGATATCATTGTCGATTTAACAATCGGCCTTGGTGGTCATAGCTCTTGTATCCTCAAAAAGTTAAATTCAGGGCTCTTGGTCGGTTTTGATAAAGATAACTATGCTATAGAAAAAAGTAGCAACCGTCTTGGCAAAATCGGACACAATTTTAAGCTATTTAAATCAGACTATCAACACTTTAACGATTACCTAGCACAACTTAAAATTGACAAAGTTTCTGGAATCTTAGCCGATTTAGGAATAAGCTCACCACAAATCGACATTCAAGAACGTGGCTTCTCGTACTTTCAAGATGCCCGCCTAGATATGCGAATGGATCAAGAACAAAAACTTGACGCGTATGAGGTTGTTAACAATTATCCTGTAGAAAAATTAGCCGAAATTTTAAATGCTTATGGGCAAGTGAAGCTATCCAAGCAAATTGCCAAAGCAATCGTAGAACATCGACCAATTACCACCACTGCCGAGTTAGCAACTTTAATCCGTGATACTTACCCAAATGCGATGACACGTAAGAAAAATTTAATCAAACCAATTTTTCAAGCCATCCGTATTGAAGTAAATAATGAACTTGATTCACTCAAAAACATGCTTAAGAAAACATTAAATTTCTTAAAAAGAAATGGCAAATTACTGATTATTACATTTCACTCCCTTGAAGACAAAATTGTTAAAGACTTTTTTGGTTCATTAATTAAACATAACGACCCCAAATTACCAGTTATGTTAAGTCAAGAATACAAAGTCAAAACTATTTACCCTTCGCAAACCGAAATCAACACAAACAAACGTGCGCGTAGCGCCAAACTTCGTGTTTTAACAAAACTAGTTGATTAA